In the Topomyia yanbarensis strain Yona2022 chromosome 3, ASM3024719v1, whole genome shotgun sequence genome, one interval contains:
- the LOC131686970 gene encoding uncharacterized protein LOC131686970, giving the protein MAENSEFKRLLEREARKEYQLILRKCNAVGFDYVIQRPPQAKICFGSTIQREAVPLQGPAKSAIMRRTMSEPTGESLAPGTYDITYYRDHSHPVLKLGCSIRGYGPLSATSIRFKIDEVGHIPAVGEYDTIKKPPVKQCYSPFGATVPRWVKIKYPAIPGPGTYIQKKRKEIRMHSFGNKIKIIPATSTVCKTENFDKCYRCDQKPEVDYWKNAKTERSLCRCCMQKEIDEAKYHSKTKSVMVKRLATLRGFQRVRHCSYYHTHDKTTAAVQFASNRDLKQKFRVENYLSMFE; this is encoded by the exons GTTTCGACTACGTAATTCAACGACCGCCACAGGCAAAAATCTGCTTCGGTTCCACTATTCAGCGGGAAGCTGTCCCGCTGCAGGGCCCGGCAAAAAGTGCCATCATGCGTCGCACAATGAGCGAACCGACAGGGGAAAGTCTAGCGCCCGGAACGTACGACATCACCTACTATAGGGATCATTCTCATCCGGTTCTCAAATTAGGGTGCAGCATTCGTGGTTACGGACCTCTATCTGCGACGTCTATTAGGTTTAAAATTGACGAAGTCGGTCATATTCCAGCGGTAGGGGAATATGATACGATAAAGAAGCCACCGGTTAAACAATGCTACAGTCCGTTCGGGGCAACCGTACCCCGTTgggttaaaataaaatatccagCTATTCCAGGACCAGGAACGTACATACAAAAAAAACGCAAAGAAATTCGAATGCATTCATTTGGgaacaaaatcaaaattatacctGCTACAAGTACTGTGTGTAAAACTGAAAACTTTGACAAATGCTACCGCTGTGATCAGAAACCAGAGGTCGACTACTGGAAGAATGCAAAAACCGAACGGAGCTTGTGTCGATGCTGTATGCAGAAAGAAATTGATGAAGCAAAGTATCACTCGAAAACCAAATCTGTTATGGTCAAACGTTTGGCAACTTTAAGAGGGTTTCAA CGTGTTCGTCACTGCTCATATTATCATACACATGATAAAACTACGGCAGCTGTCCAGTTTGCAAGTAATCGTGACTTGAAGCAGAAATTCAGAGTTGAAAATTATTTGTCGATGTTTGAATAA
- the LOC131691335 gene encoding uncharacterized protein LOC131691335, whose protein sequence is MYSCIGLANNVQSQRQTVQQKFSTLPPNVNGRQRGTLEIRLPVGSCIRWKSAKSYPAVDIQLLWWGQQEVSRLHWEQGNTRSDLRASYDILTSEELFRKYLRAAEPIQVRLASSRTNSLIGTALVPVPEKIVNFRAGGCGQIEATSKGEINSKSGFGLGEICMDFYLKFDEIARRRDNKENKKIMVQDCKKELPLVVPERDVDLMIQGDSVHLHQGKPPKQIKTFRSLGSDSRDKVLNYLLGKAVSGSEDDALSEICTISPTESLMDALNRFDTAPEQKKAEYLKTIDSVRLSVESLKFTKAGLKEVFHKSKMISLADIGFLIKVKIPSQSSSVPKIKFSSALVSDCGEAVFNGKATTKIVWPQKYDDYQFDFLVYLTLGPVFHQRSTTGKLIFLGSAVVKLDELLNNRFACYKKCPVRLVADDILLGMLTIRLELGARGLHFGSDLIDAVLVDKENISISSSSSESDIREPCWSFKPSLNRCHDLLPIQSHFQYRPISCTQDESRSGKSASKSFLQNQAMPNHQSAGSKELSHSKENSSPDQGPRAMDTQEDTQEQTGKLLHGVLHLGQLKDTSPLSTGGYFLIAHGFWSDEGSPVLTTELCQNQKTFNYLITFPVLPNARFLERTKNQHMLVELWQKSPGAAEKLVGVTRLPLHQFYIAFRDAQLAEHLARAKLPVISIDGWSGIGSPLASDPCGQVQVVLAIGTENQIEYFKLSRGLKHTSGDAPVTGNMPTVPGGQLQGIPSAQKSSSSTQTNAPPPENMVTPSTALSQRRGQENYHPVNTISTGKQQSEVANMLSAFIENLAQRMPISSERSTAPCYDQNFAEQRNAPSRHSQANDPQLRQTSDLLENLQRALTEQASSTTVPGKPAGSAAPMVQVQREKLFKVCVEIEQAVNLPKMSVSKKYGKRNKNRNSGTCGASGGNQRTEVEPSAYVTFEGYNLQPGTANTVKSHEGIVYTTAVVENCSNPTWQKKFEVSLPADLMINDEKRFILKVWRKAVNNNDLAKCRMVPAPMEDAVIGFTAVDLCVLLKGMPCILGWYNIRDFSGRCNGQIKINITPLENVTTLCQSSNENVNFQIPLSIDVECAGIDAGNISLSRALKRKFTELEEITQRLKARLFDVTGDENDDPDEEFERDLNTEADEADDDGWVDPAEDTSGQKRNSQFPNGALTMTTNTSSYSMSSERKIPERSLTGCSDRSSRQSTRAVAIDQLELEKLLKKHDLDTLINPNILKNLLNPSIMSTSESTPMSNPYENIPESGSPAGTSDDADMSEGSTEAGGSIASDKVKLISSALQRTTISDVCEPATRATTASSGSGQCDTTEQQHQREAPEGEPMKVNDK, encoded by the exons ATGTATTCCTGCATTGGTTTAGCTAACAATGTGCAATCTCAAAGGCAAACAGTGCAGCAAAAATTTTCAACCCTTCCCCCGAACGTAAATGGCCGTCAGCGAGGAACGCTAGAAATCCGCCTTCCTGTTGGTTCCTGTATTCGGTGGAAAAGTGCCAAAAGTTATCCTGCTGTTGATATTCAGCTACTCTGGTGGGGTCAACAGGAGGTTAGTCGGTTGCATTGGGAACAGGGCAATACTCGATCTGATCTGCGGGCTTCTTACGACATATTGACCAGTGAGGAACTGTTCCGAAAGTATTTGCGTGCAGCGGAGCCAATTCAGGTGCGCTTGGCTTCCAGCAGGACTAATAGTTTGATCGGAACGGCTCTAGTTCCGGTTCCCGAGAAAATAGTAAACTTTCGTGCTGGTGGATGCGGTCAGATAGAAGCTACTAGCAAGGGAGAGATAAACAGCAAGAGTGGTTTCGGTTTGGGGGAGATTTGCATGGACTTTTATTTGAAGTTTGACGAAATAGCGCGTAGGCGAGAcaacaaagaaaacaaaaagataATGGTGCAAGACTGTAAAAAGGAGCTACCGTTGGTAGTGCCGGAGCGTGACGTCGACTTGATGATCCAAGGTGATTCGGTTCATCTACATCAAGGGAAACCACCGAAGCAG ATTAAAACGTTTCGATCTTTGGGGTCTGATTCTCGCGACAAAGTTCTCAACTACTTACTGGGAAAAGCAGTGTCTGGTTCTGAAGACGACGCTCTAAGCGAAATATGTACCATTTCCCCGACGGAGAGTTTGATGGATGCATTGAACAGATTCGATACAGCTCCTGAACAGAAGAAAGCTGAGTACCTGAAAACAATAGATTCCGTTAGATTGTCTGTTGAGTCTTTAAAATTCACAAAGGCAGGTCTAAAGGAGGTATTCCACAAATCCAAAATGATATCGCTAGCAGACATCGGTTTCCTAATCAAGGTTAAGATTCCGTCTCAATCAAGTTCTGTACCAAAAATAAAGTTCAGCTCCGCATTGGTTTCCGATTGTGGAGAGGCTGTCTTCAACGGAAAAGCTACGACCAAAATAGTTTGGCCACAGAAATATGACGACTACCAGTTCGACTTTCTGGTCTACCTGACTCTAGGTCCAGTTTTTCATCAGAGATCCACTACCGGAAAACTGATCTTCCTGGGTTCGGCTGTTGTTAAACTTGACGAGCTTTTGAATAACAGATTCGCATGCTACAAAAAGTGTCCCGTCAGGTTGGTTGCGGACGACATTTTGCTTGGAATGCTCACTATTCGACTGGAGCTTGGTGCTCGAGGGCTTCATTTCGGCTCGGATCTGATAGATGCCGTACTGGTAGATAAAGAAAATATTTCGATAAGCAGTTCTTCCAGTGAAAGCGACATCCGGGAACCGTGTTGGTCATTCAAACCATCTTTGAACAGGTGTCACGATCTGCTTCCGATACAGTCCCATTTTCAATACCGCCCTATTTCTTGCACTCAAGACGAGAGTAGATCCGGTAAATCAGCATCGAAAAGTTTTCTTCAAAACCAAGCTATGCCGAACCATCAATCGGCTGGATCAAAGGAACTTTCTCATTCAAAGGAAAACTCTTCACCTGACCAGGGTCCGAGAGCAATGGACACTCAAGAAGATACGCAGGAACAGACGGGAAAACTTCTACATGGAGTTCTTCATTTGGGACAGCTAAAAGATACTTCACCACTTTCCACCGGAGGATACTTTCTTATAGCTCACGGATTCTGGTCGGACGAAGGCAGTCCAGTACTAACCACAGAACTTTGTCAGAATCAAAAGACCTTCAATTACTTGATTACTTTCCCAGTATTGCCAAACGCACGATTCCTGGAACGTACCAAGAACCAGCACATGTTGGTAGAACTCTGGCAAAAGTCGCCGGGTGCAGCGGAAAAACTTGTGGGCGTTACCCGACTCCCGCTACATCAGTTTTACATTGCGTTTCGGGACGCCCAGCTGGCGGAACATTTGGCACGTGCCAAACTTCCCGTCATCTCGATCGATGGGTGGAGCGGTATCGGGTCGCCACTAGCCTCAGATCCTTGCGGCCAGGTGCAGGTCGTGTTGGCCATTGGAACAGAGAATCAGATCGAGTACTTCAAGCTGTCCCGTGGATTGAAGCACACGTCGGGTGATGCACCAGTGACCGGAAATATGCCAACGGTGCCGGGAGGGCAATTGCAAGG CATCCCGTCAGCAcaaaaatcatcatcatcaactcAAACGAATGCACCCCCACCCGAAAACATGGTCACTCCATCGACTGCCCTCAGTCAACGGCGTGGCCAGGAGAATTACCATCCGGTCAACACAATCAGCACCGGTAAGCAACAGTCTGAAGTGGCCAACATGCTGTCCGCATTCATCGAAAACCTGGCCCAGCGGATGCCGATCTCCTCCGAACGTAGCACTGCTCCCTGTTACGATCAGAACTTTGCCGAGCAAAGGAACGCACCGTCGCGTCACTCACAGGCCAATGATCCCCAGCTGCGGCAAACGTCCGATCTGCTGGAAAATCTACAGCGGGCACTAACCGAACAAGCTTCCTCGACAACCGTTCCAGGGAAACCAGCTGGTTCGGCGGCTCCGATGGTGCAAGTACAAAGAGAGAAGCTGTTCAAGGTGTGCGTAGAAATTGAGCAGGCAGTTAATTTACCAAAAATGAGCGTCAGTAAAAAATACGGCAAACGTAACAAGAACAGGAACTCCGGAACATGTGGGGCATCGGGTGGAAATCAACGAACAGAAGTAGAACCCAGTGCTTACGTAACCTTTGAAGGGTACAACTTACAGCCCGGAACGGCAAACACGGTGAAATCTCACGAAGGAATTGTCTACACAACGGCCGTGGTGGAAAACTGCTCTAATCCAACATGGCAGAAGAAGTTCGAGGTTTCCCTACCGGCGGATTTAATGATTAAT GACGAAAAACGCTTCATACTGAAGGTTTGGCGCAAAGCAGTCAACAACAACGACTTGGCTAAATGTCGGATGGTGCCGGCACCCATGGAGGATGCAGTGATTGGTTTCACAGCTGTCGATCTGTGTGTGCTGTTGAAAGGGATGCCTTGTATTCTTGGCTGGTACAATATAAGGGATTTTTCAGGCcgatgtaacggacaaattaaG ATCAACATCACTCCTTTGGAAAACGTCACAACACTCTGCCAAAGTTCAAACGAGAACGTTAATTTCCAAATCCCACTCTCGATCGACGTCGAGTGTGCTGGAATCGATGCGGGTAATATCTCGCTGAGCCGCGCTCTGAAGAGAAAATTTACTGAGCTTGAAGAAATCACCCAACGGCTCAAGGCACGACTATTCGATGTGACCGGAGATGAAAACGACGATCCAGACGAAGAGTTCGAACGAGATTTGAACACCGAAGCAGATGAAGCGGATGACGACGGTTGGGTAGACCCCGCAGAGGACACTTCCGGTCAAAAGCGTAACAGCCAGTTCCCGAACGGGGCGCTCACGATGACCACGAATACTTCCTCTTACTCAATGTCATCGGAAAGAAAGATTCCGGAGCGTAGTTTGACCGGGTGTTCGGATCGTTCCTCGCGACAATCTACCCGTGCTGTTGCTATTGACCAGCTTGAGTTGGAGAAGCTTCTCAAAAAACACGACCTAGACACACTTATTAATCCAAATATTCTGAAAAATCTGCTGAACCCATCGATTATGTCCACCTCCGAGTCTACTCCCATGAGCAATCCATATGAGAACATACCGGAGAGTGGTTCACCTGCCGGAACTAGCGATGATGCCGATATGAGTGAAGGCTCGACCGAAGCGGGTGGCTCAATCGCTTCAGACAAGGTTAAGTTGATTTCATCAGCTTTGCAAAGAACGACTATTTCGGATGTTTGTGAACCGGCTACTAGAGCCACTACAGCATCTTCTGGTAGCGGACAGTGCGACACTACCGAGCAACAACATCAACGCGAAGCACCGGAAGGAGAGCCGATGAAGGTCAACGATAAGTAA